Proteins encoded by one window of Arachis hypogaea cultivar Tifrunner chromosome 1, arahy.Tifrunner.gnm2.J5K5, whole genome shotgun sequence:
- the LOC112710284 gene encoding uncharacterized protein, which translates to MSPYQLVYDKACHLPMKLEHRAYWATKFLKFNTNAAGEKRLLQLDDFDEFRVEVYENAKLYKEKTKMWQDKRISTRIFDPGQMVLLFNSRLKRFSRKLKSRWFGVFTITKVSPYGYVEVMEESSGRKFIVNGQRLKHYLGGDIDCQRTIQLLT; encoded by the coding sequence ATGTCACCTTATCAGCTTGTCTATGACAAAGCTTGTCACTTGCCAATGAAACTAGAGCATAGAGCATATTGGGCAACAAAGTTTCTTAAGTTTAATACAAATGCTGCGGGAGAGAAGAGGTTGCTTCAACTAGATGATTTTGATGAGTTTAGAGTGGAAgtttatgagaatgccaagctttacaaggAGAAAACCAAAATGTGGCAGGACAAGAGGATCTCCACAAGAATATTTGATCCTGGACAAATGGTGCTTCTCTTCAATTCAAGGCTAAAGCGCTTCTCAAGAAAGTTGAAGTCTAGATGGTTTGGGGTTTTTACTATCACCAaggtgtcaccatatggttatgtagaggttATGGAAGAGAGTTCTGGGaggaagttcattgtcaatggtcAGAGACTTAAGCACTACCTTGGAGGAGACATAGATTGTCAAAGAACTATTCAACTTCTCACCTAA